From the genome of Saccharomyces eubayanus strain FM1318 chromosome X, whole genome shotgun sequence, one region includes:
- the DPB11 gene encoding protein kinase activating protein DPB11 encodes MKPFQGITFCPTAINNEILSKKISKKIIKLGGIFSKDLTRQVNVLIVGSTTNTNKFKFAVKHRFDIIFIDIHAINDIYQLWLSGENVLPQSGIAATTNITHEMLKTLYQRFSFKFLQNFNIFIGRINDAKTTSIDSLIQSIKKLGCSSYNYQNFVIRDTASHDDDNQDPDAQISIFVTDSLSGARVSAAIAQNLPIIHFKWILDCQRRNALLPYDPYYLLPKLKDLAYDSIGLNSCDCWDKINSTFPTNTNDRSFLQPQSSSATPALPKTSFLLNKFKPKGDKIWDKAMSLQQDNKTNFSVLAHTSPSMDNDHQNTISTLIFSDCSFVIHQKFPANHRSILTKIIVQNGGRVENSRMDSVYEHSYFIIPSDCPLDSFDDLPGIADDDDGIVTEFFVERCLYYQKLLDPIDSWSRPFLNTLDFQVLFSPKLLHHDVSSSSFLNVTITGFSGVELLHLTKILNFLKPMGIHYAEYLNMSTDILLINLAALPSIPKTHPLWSNEFSDLFTQFSSNNTDDDSDNNKKKDFQSNPILRNSMKRKIEYIKKFHSIPVVTPAFIFKLLSIASEDSDEIFLNNIKWCIICPRGQKDDFKCKIKKQNHTNTSSEIKYQNNDPKIDKTILLKRRNSSLSEHSIKDTKNELLQKIRETDSERKRSSLPSTVKEKSPERQMPNTKRIKIESPPKNFVPKPIKRTTSWGTMMSENISTNLPNAVLNVEQTTTAEEISHTQVTYGSIQDKKNAFSSEKPIKRHTRTQTKELGS; translated from the coding sequence ATGAAACCCTTCCAAGGAATAACATTTTGTCCGACTGcaataaataatgaaatcTTATCAAAGAAGATATCCAAGAAGATCATCAAGTTGGGTGGCATATTTTCTAAAGATCTGACCAGACAGGTCAACGTTCTTATCGTCGGATCTACTACTAATACGaacaagttcaaatttGCTGTGAAGCACAGATTTGACATCATATTCATTGACATCCACGCAATCAACGACATCTACCAGCTTTGGTTATCTGGAGAAAACGTATTGCCGCAATCCGGCATCGCTGCGACAACGAATATCACTCATGAAATGTTAAAAACGCTGTATCAGCGATTTTCGTTCAAATTTTTGCAGAActtcaatatcttcattgGCAGAATAAACGATGCGAAAACCACGTCCATTGATTCATTGATTCAGTCCATTAAGAAATTAGGCTGTTCAAGTTACAATTACCAAAATTTTGTGATTAGAGATACGGCCTCCcatgatgatgataacCAAGACCCGGACGCGCAGATATCGATCTTTGTTACGGATTCGTTGTCTGGCGCAAGAGTTAGTGCCGCCATCGCCCAAAACTTGCCCATCATACATTTCAAATGGATTCTGGATTGCCAAAGGAGAAATGCGCTACTACCTTACGATCCTTATTATCTTTTGCCGAAACTGAAAGATTTGGCCTATGATTCTATCGGTTTAAATTCTTGTGATTGTTGGGATAAGATAAATTCCActtttccaacaaatacAAATGATCGCTCCTTCCTACAACCACAATCGTCTTCCGCTACTCCAGCACTCCCGAAAACGTCTTTTCTGTTAAATAAGTTCAAGCCGAAGGGTGACAAGATTTGGGACAAGGCAATGTCTCTACAACAGGATAATAAGACGAATTTTTCTGTACTTGCACACACTTCGCCATCGATGGATAACGACCATCAAAACACTATATCGACGTTGATATTTAGTGACTGTTCATTTGTCATCCACCAAAAGTTCCCTGCCAATCATCGATCAATACTAACTAAAATTATCGTTCAAAATGGGGGTAGGGTTGAAAATTCTCGCATGGACAGCGTATATGAACATTCATATTTCATCATTCCAAGTGACTGCCCCCTTGATTCATTCGATGATTTACCTGGCATTGctgatgacgatgacggCATAGTTACAGAATTTTTCGTTGAGCGCTGCTTGTATTATCAGAAACTACTAGACCCAATAGACTCGTGGTCGAGACCTTTTCTCAATACACTGGACTTCCAGGTGTTATTTTCACCAAAATTATTGCATCACGAcgtttcatcttcgtctttttTAAATGTTACCATTACTGGATTCTCGGGTGTGGAACTATTACATCTGACTAAAATTCTAAACTTCTTAAAACCAATGGGTATCCATTATGCAGAATACCTGAACATGTCTACTGATATTTTGTTGATCAACTTGGCGGCATTGCCTAGTATACCAAAGACTCACCCGCTATGGTCGAATGAGTTCAGTGACCTCTTTACTCAATTTAGCAGTAACAACACTGATGATGACAGTgataacaacaaaaaaaaggattttcAAAGTAATCCAATCTTGAGAAACTCcatgaaaaggaaaattgagtacatcaaaaaatttcattctATACCAGTAGTTACACCAGCATTTATCTTTAAATTATTATCCATTGCGTCTGAAGATAGCGACGAaatcttcttgaataatATCAAATGGTGCATTATTTGCCCAAGAGGACAAAAGGACGATTTCAaatgtaaaataaaaaaacaaaaccacACAAATACTAGTTctgaaataaaatatcaaaacaaTGACCCGAAAATTGATAAAACtattcttttaaaaagaagaaactcCTCATTATCAGAGCATTCCATAAAGGATACTAAAAACGAGttattacaaaaaattagaGAAACAGATAGCgagaggaaaagaagcagcTTACCATCGACTGTCAAGGAGAAATCCCCAGAGAGACAGATGccaaatacaaaaagaattaagATAGAGTCACCGCCAAAGAATTTCGTTCCTAAACCAATTAAAAGAACCACTAGTTGGGGTACGATGATGTCGGAAAATATATCCACGAATCTACCGAACGCAGTTCTCAATGTAGAACAGACGACAACTGCTGAAGAGATATCTCATACTCAAGTTACATATGGTTCAAttcaagataaaaaaaatgcctTTTCTTCGGAAAAGCCCATAAAACGACATACAAGAACTCAGACGAAAGAATTGGGTTCTTAA
- the SIP4 gene encoding Sip4p yields MPKRKYGRSYSLDNADTDSNKVLIVPTGPSAANAVPDFSVRKAHACDRCRLKKIKCDGLKPNCSNCGKIDFPCKTSDKLSRRGLPKGYTELLEKEIVRLTNLNANATATANTGANTNANTTANANTNLPFINDTFYCFNNYNTQSGNQRFLGHLTWNILTETFPNSKSMTFTNDRDQSGLQLQFLTDLLNLNADFNHLPNFLLLKYNYNLQFLKNLLSVIIKDFFKRQNSLLPLLYPSNLWKNSLLDKINSAATDDPITLLTLIYIIQFTWSCFDDFKLFKSTKLILSLTTNSTSDLKVLQLVNLSVFYFMGGSIDIGKNKGLATSNSNLDAIIWASDLLNLNFTNILNMGLYINPKKLISIPNNTNDNKSNEEEDKIVAFWCFQFLNSWWSLIQGLPKSNFLIEEFQPKSVSVLKIPKLKPFEILLNFIVNSLDGCNLLKISSLGVSDLSFQFFQNELDNFKKDLLFWNLYHNLSDHENFNFLTAKSNAKPTMNSLFKNLSNLNHKLNQPDFVEIQLTLFYLSLKLITSKKNDQDLNKEDVSLEILTLYFLILTDNSNNDDDQQLQPQQLNLYHFTPFNSIDIINLCLNNLNSWSISYKYKQDQNHLESNKSKFESFQTFLNHWCLVWYYDELSTNSFLQVLKINFGLLNFEIINSPQETEQQQETEQQQQQLHISLNKLRYLNSVMNFNLNTAKSNGTSKVNTQLNLLQNSNTNSSSNFLKASPYDFNKIFMSNFENYDYETDEGYAEDDDEEDSDSDNSLPLEIPFNKNKTKYSNKNKEIPQRLSLFQNKNNNSVNFNPSPISDPNLNLNPHSPSTPTTRKKLLDHIILENREILNSDGSSKQKFKIQNILNSSF; encoded by the coding sequence ATGCCCAAGAGGAAATATGGCAGGTCTTATTCGCTCGATAATGCGGATACCGACAGCAACAAAGTGTTGATAGTGCCGACTGGCCCAAGCGCCGCCAACGCAGTCCCGGATTTCTCCGTTCGGAAGGCTCATGCTTGTGATAGATGCCGactgaagaagatcaagTGCGACGGTTTGAAGCCGAACTGTTCAAATTGTGGCAAGATCGACTTCCCTTGCAAAACTTCGGACAAGCTGTCCAGAAGAGGCCTCCCAAAGGGCTATACGGAATTGctagaaaaggaaattgtGCGATTGACGAATTTGAATGCGAACGCGACTGCGACTGCAAACACGGGTGCAAACACGAATGCGAATACTACTGCCAACGCGAATACTAATCTTCCATTCATCAACGATACGTTTTACTGTTTTAACAACTACAATACTCAGTCTGGCAACCAAAGGTTTTTGGGTCATTTGACTTGGAACATCCTCACTGAGACGTTTCCAAACTCGAAATCAATGACGTTCACAAATGATCGCGACCAAAGCGGCTTACAGTTACAATTCTTGACGgatcttttgaatttgaatgcGGATTTTAATCATTTGCCAAATTTCCTTCTACTCAAGTATAATTATAATCTGcaatttctgaaaaatttactaTCCGTAATCATTAAagacttcttcaaaagacaaaacTCTCTGTTGCCACTATTGTACCCTTCAAACTTATGGAAGAACTCACTTTTGGACAAAATTAATTCGGCAGCAACAGACGATCCAATAACTTTACTGACTTTGATTTATATCATTCAGTTTACCTGGTCttgttttgatgatttcaaactcttcaaaaGCACCAAACTAATCTTATCTTTAACAACCAACAGCACATCAGATTTGAAAGTTTTGCAATTGGTGAACTTGTCcgttttttattttatggGCGGCTCTATTGACATTGGTAAAAACAAAGGCTTGGCAACATCAAACTCAAATTTGGACGCCATAATATGGGCCAGTGATTTACTGAATTTAAATTTCACcaatattttaaatatgGGACTGTATataaatccaaaaaaactGATTTCCATTCCAAACAACACCAACGATAATAAAtcaaacgaagaagaagataaaatagTAGCATTTTGGTGcttccaatttttgaacTCTTGGTGGTCTTTGATTCAAGGTTTGCCGAagtcaaattttttaattgaaGAATTCCAACCAAAATCAGTTTCAGTACTAAAAATTCCCAAATTGAAAccatttgaaattttattaAACTTTATTGTAAATTCTTTGGATGGATGTAATTTATTAAAAATCTCTTCGTTGGGCGTTTCAGATCTTagtttccaatttttccaaaatgaattagacaatttcaaaaaggatTTGTTATTTTGGAATCTTTATCATAATTTAAGCGATCATGAAaactttaattttttaactGCAAAGTCGAACGCCAAGCCAACAATGAATTCgttattcaagaatttATCAAACTTGAATCATAAGCTTAACCAACCTGATTTCGTGGAAATTCAACTAACTTTGTTCTACCTGAGTCTCAAGCTAATAacgtcaaaaaaaaacgatcAAGACTTGAATAAAGAGGATGTTTCACTAGAAATTTTGACCctgtattttttaattttgacGGATAACTCTAATAACGATGACGACCAACAACTACAACCACAGCAATTAAATCTTTACCATTTTACGCCTTTCAATAGTATTGATATCATTAACTTGTGTTTAAATAATCTAAACAGCTGGTCAATATCTTATAAATACAAACAAGACCAAAATCATCTAGAGTCAAATAAATCGAAGTTTGAGAGCTTCCAAACTTTTCTGAACCATTGGTGTTTAgtatggtattatgatgAACTTTCTACTAACTCTTTTCTACAAGTCCTTAAAATAAATTTTGGTTTATTAAATTTCGAAATAATCAACTCCCCACAAGAAAcagaacaacaacaagaaacagaacaacaacaacaacagttACACATAAGTCTAAACAAGTTGAGATATTTGAATTCAGTAATGAACTTTAACTTAAATACAGCAAAGTCAAACGGTACATCAAAGGTCAACACTCAACTTAATCTTTtacaaaattcaaacacaAACTCTAGTTCTAACTTTCTTAAAGCATCTCCATACGACTTTAATAAGATTTTTATGagtaattttgaaaactatGATTACGAAACAGATGAAGGTTATGCtgaagacgacgatgaGGAGGACAGCGATAGCGATAACAGTTTACCCTTGGAGATCCCATTCAATAAGAATAAAACCAAGTACAgtaataaaaacaaagaaatacCGCAAAGATTGtctttatttcaaaacaaaaacaacaattcTGTAAACTTCAATCCAAGCCCGATTTCAGATCCAAATCTAAATCTAAATCCTCATTCGCCATCGACTCCGAcgacaaggaaaaaactTCTAGACCATATTATATTAGAAAACAGAGAAATTCTCAACAGTGATGGCTCcagcaaacaaaaattcaaaatccaGAATATCCTAAACTCATCCTTCTAG
- the ARG3 gene encoding ornithine carbamoyltransferase produces MSTTTSSSSLRHFVSIKDLSDEEFKILVQRAQHFKNIFKANKTNDFQSNHLKLLGKTVALIFTKRSTRTRISTEGAAAFFGAQPMFLGKEDIQLGVNESFYDTTKVVSSMVSCIFARVNRHEDIQALCKDSSVPIINSLCDKFHPLQAVCDLLTIIENFDISLDSLNKGGNSKLKVAWIGDANNVINDMSIACLKLGLSVSIATPPGIEMDSEIVNEANVIAERNGATFELTHDSLKASTGASILVTDTFVSMGEEFAKQAKLKQFEGFQINKELTAVADPNFKFMHCLPRHNEEVSDDVFYGEHSIVFEEAENRLYAAMSAIDVFVTNKGDFMHLK; encoded by the coding sequence ATGTCAACCacaacatcatcatcatccttACGCCATTTTGTGTCTATCAAAGACCtttctgatgaagaattcaaaattttagTTCAAAGAGCTCagcatttcaaaaatattttcaaagcaaATAAGACAAATGACTTTCAATCCAACCATTTAAAACTATTGGGCAAAACCGTTGCCCTAATCTTTACTAAAAgatcaacaagaacaagaatttcGACTGAAGGTGCCGCTGCCTTCTTTGGTGCTCAACCAATGTTTttaggaaaagaagatatcCAATTGGGTGTCAACGAATCATTTTATGACACCACCAAGGTTGTATCTTCCATGGTTTCATGCATTTTCGCCCGTGTAAATAGACATGAAGATATCCAAGCACTTTGTAAAGACTCTTCAGTTCCAATTATCAACTCCCTATGTGATAAATTTCATCCTCTACAAGCCGTTTGCGACTTATTAACGATAATCGAAAACTTTGACATTTCTCTAGATTCATTAAATAAGGGAGGTAACTCCAAACTGAAAGTAGCATGGATTGGTGACGCTAATAACGTTATTAATGATATGTCTATTGCATGTTTAAAATTGGGTTTGAGCGTTAGTATTGCAACTCCTCCCGGTATTGAAATGGACTCTGAAATAGTCAACGAAGCCAATGTAATTGCTGAGAGAAACGGTGCGACATTCGAACTAACGCATGACTCTTTGAAGGCATCTACTGGAGCTAGTATACTGGTAACTGACACTTTTGTCTCCATGGGTGAAGAATTTGCAAAGCAGGCCAAACTGAAACAATTCGAAGgatttcaaatcaataaaGAATTAACCGCAGTGGCTGATCCAAACTTCAAATTTATGCACTGTTTGCCAAGACATAATGAAGAAGTCAGCGATGACGTCTTCTACGGTGAGCATTCCATAGTTTTCGAAGAAGCTGAAAATAGACTATATGCAGCTATGTCTGCTATTGATGTCTTTGTCACCAACAAGGGTGATTTCATGCACCTAAAATAA
- the TRL1 gene encoding tRNA ligase yields the protein MPSPYGDKRTVAKLVSELEDAEKLNSRGRAYRRVCDLSHSDKKVVSWKFNEWDYGKNNITLPCKARGLFISDDVESPVIVARGYDKFFNMGEVSFTKWEWIEENCRGPYDVTIKANGCIIFISGLEDGTMVVCSKHSTGPREDVDRNHAEAGEKHLLKQLAEMNVDPKDFARMLYTYNITAVAEYCDDSFEEHILEYPLEKAGLYLHGVNVNEAEFETWDMKDVSELALKYGFKRIQSFDMNTIEDLKKLFDDCTASGSFKGQEIEGFVIRCHLKSNGKPFFFKYKFEEPYLMYRQWREVTKDYISNNSRVFKFKKHKFITNKYLDFVIPILDSSPKIREDYMKGFRIIELRTMFLESYGMSGLEILNHEKVAELELRNAIDYDKVDEHTKFLIFPISVIGCGKTTTSQTLTNLFPETWGHIQNDDITGKDKSQLIKKSLELLAKKEMKCVIVDRNNHQFRERKQLFEWLDELKEDYLAYDTNIKVIGISFXPYDKLSKIRDITMQRVIKRGNNHQSIKLDELGEKKVIGIMSGFLKRYQPLNIDKSPDNMFDLMIELDFNEIDSSLTNVKQILNEIHRVYPILMPEIPTDDKIDEAFRKSLEYKPTVRKIVGKGNGNQQKTPKLIRPVYISVNAREHDEIINLVRQGVANNKDLSQKFEGLLANDRLQKDFHITLGHVMSSREKEGKKLWKLYLTRYHDQITEYNNNHKENNSGNNQNTSVNTTDKLKFKLNKLCWDDKIIAIVVELSGNETGCLIDVNGDIVNGLKCLNKVPHITVCKIDSNVKAVYSNVLCEKVQSGEAQNENVKVLKLSDAKEFVGDVCLNF from the coding sequence ATGCCCAGTCCATACGGCGATAAAAGAACAGTGGCTAAGCTTGTCAGCGAGCTAGAAGATGCAGAGAAACTTAATTCTAGAGGTAGAGCTTACAGAAGAGTTTGCGATCTATCACATAGCGATAAGAAGGTAGTCTCTTGGAAATTTAATGAGTGGGACTACGGCAAAAACAATATAACGTTGCCCTGTAAAGCGAGAGGTTTATTTATTAGCGATGATGTAGAAAGTCCAGTTATTGTTGCTAGAGGGTatgataaattttttaacatGGGCGAAGTAAGTTTCACCAAATGGGAATGGATAGAAGAGAATTGTAGAGGACCTTATGATGTAACAATAAAGGCCAATGGttgtattattttcatttctggCTTGGAGGATGGCACAATGGTAGTTTGTTCAAAACACTCTACTGGACCGAGAGAGGATGTAGATAGAAACCATGCAGAGGCAGGCGAGAAACACCTTTTAAAGCAATTGGCGGAAATGAATGTCGATCCAAAAGATTTTGCGAGAATGCTATACACATACAACATTACCGCAGTGGCAGAATATTGCGATGACTCGTTCGAAGAGCACATCTTGGAGTATCCCCTTGAGAAGGCTGGTTTATACTTGCATGGTGTCAATGTTAATGAAGCGGAATTTGAAACCTGGGATATGAAAGATGTTTCTGAATTGGCTTTGAAATACGGATTCAAGCGCATACAGTCCTTTGACATGAACACCATAgaagatttgaagaaactcTTTGACGATTGCACTGCAAGCGGATCTTTTAAAGgtcaagaaattgaagggTTTGTTATCAGATGTCATTTAAAAAGTAATGGAAAaccattcttcttcaaatataAGTTTGAAGAGCCATATTTGATGTATCGTCAATGGAGAGAGGTTACTAAAGACTACATTTCCAATAATTCAAGAgtattcaaattcaaaaaacatAAATTCATAACCAACAAGTATCTTGATTTCGTGATTCCAATATTGGATTCATCCCCCAAGATTCGTGAAGATTACATGAAAGGATTTAGGATCATTGAATTAAGAACAATGTTTTTGGAGTCGTATGGTATGAGTGGGttagaaattttaaatCATGAAAAAGTGGCCGAATTGGAATTAAGAAATGCCATAGATTATGATAAAGTGGACGAGCAtacaaaatttttaattttccCCATTTCAGTCATTGGATGTGGTAAAACAACGACCTCACAGACATTAACGAATCTGTTCCCTGAAACTTGGGGCCACATTCAAAATGATGATATCACTGGTAAAGATAAATCACaactaataaaaaaatcattagaACTACTagccaaaaaagaaatgaaatgTGTCATAGTTGATAGAAATAACCATCAATTCCGAGAAAGAAAGCAATTATTTGAATGGTTAGATGAACTAAAGGAAGATTATTTGGCATATGATACGAACATCAAGGTGATTGGTATATCATTCGYACCATATGACAAGTTATCGAAAATTAGAGACATCACGATGCAAAGAGTAATCAAAAGAGGTAACAATCACCAAAGTATCAAACTGGATGAACTGggagagaaaaaagtcaTTGGTATCATGAGTgggtttttgaaaagatatcAGCCGTTAAATATAGATAAATCACCCGATAACATGTTTGATTTGATGATTGAATTGGACTTCAATGAGATAGATTCCTCTTTAACGAATGTAAAACAAATTCTGAATGAAATCCATAGGGTGTACCCTATCTTGATGCCTGAGATCCCAACTGATGATAAAATTGATGAAGCATTTAGGAAGAGCTTAGAATACAAACCGACAGTGAGAAAGATAGTAGGTAAAGGCAACGGAAATCAACAGAAAACACCTAAATTGATCAGACCTGTTTACATTTCAGTTAATGCAAGGGAACATGATGAAATTATTAATTTGGTGAGACAGGGTGTTGCTAATAATAAAGATTTGTCACAAAAATTCGAAGGATTACTCGCAAACGACAGACTTCAAAAGGACTTCCATATTACATTGGGCCACGTAATGTCGTCTCGTGAGAAGGAGGGGAAGAAGTTGTGGAAACTGTATTTGACGAGATACCATGATCAAATAACAGaatacaacaacaatcataaagaaaacaactcTGGTAATAACCAAAATACATCGGTGAACACCACTGACAAACTGAAATTCAAGTTAAACAAATTATGTTGGGATGACAAAATAATTGCTATTGTAGTAGAGCTTTCCGGAAATGAAACCGGGTGCCTAATTGACGTGAACGGCGATATTGTCAATGGATTAAAGTGTCTGAATAAAGTTCCTCATATTACGGTATGTAAAATCGATAGTAATGTCAAGGCGGTTTATTCGAACGTTTTATGCGAGAAAGTCCAATCCGGTGAAGctcaaaatgaaaatgtaaaagttttgaaattgagCGATGCAAAGGAATTCGTTGGCGATGTATGTTTGAACTTTTAA
- the EXO70 gene encoding GTP-Rho binding exocyst subunit EXO70, which translates to MPAEIDIDEADVLVLSQGLQKTSKLTFQINKSLQKIAATSSQSSQLFTPILARNNVLTTLQRNIESTLNSVASVKDLANEASKYEIILQKGINQVGLKQYTQVIHKLDDMLEDIQSGQANREENSEFHGILTHLEELIKSSEAQLRIYFISILNSIKPFDPQININKKMPFPYYEDQQLGALSWILDYFHGNSESSTIQDMLVGERSKLILKCMAFLEPFAKEVTTTKNAPYEKGSSGMNSYTEALLGFIASEKSLVDDLYSQYIDIKPQVLSQILSPLISAYAKLFNTNLKIVRSNLENVGFFSFELVESINSVKKTLRGKELQNYNLLQECTQEVRQVTQSLFRDAIDRILKKANSISTIPSNNGVTEATVDTMSRLRKFSEYKNGCLGAMDNITRENWLPANYKEKEYTLQNEQLNWEDHNVSLSCFVSDCIDTLAVNLERKAQITLMPNQEPDVANPNSTRNKHKQRIGFFILMNLTLVEQIVEKSELNSMLAAEGHARLERLKKRYVSYMVSDWRDLTANLMDAVFIDSSGKKSKDKEQIKEKFRKFNEGFEDLVSGTKQYKLSDPSMKVILKSEIISLVMPMYERFYSRYKDSFKNPRKHIKYTPDELTTVLNQLVR; encoded by the coding sequence ATGCCGGCAGAAATTGATATCGATGAAGCTGACGTATTAGTTTTATCTCAAGGATTGCAGAAAACAAGTAAGCTCACCTTCCAGATTAATAAATCATTGCAGAAAATTGCGGCTACGTCGAGTCAATCCAGTCAACTCTTTACTCCAATTTTAGCTAGAAACAATGTTTTAACTACATTGCAAAGAAATATAGAGAGTACTTTGAATTCCGTTGCCTCCGTAAAGGATCTAGCCAATGAAGCCTCTAAATATGAAATTATCTTACAAAAGGGTATTAATCAGGTTGGATTGAAGCAATACACACAAGTGATACACAAATTGGATGATATGTTGGAAGATATCCAGTCTGGCCAAGCAAATCGGGAAGAGAACTCGGAATTCCATGGGATTTTAACACATTTAGAAGAACTGATCAAGAGTAGCGAAGCTCAACTGAGAATATACTTCATTTCAATCTTAAACAGTATTAAACCATTTGATCCTCAgatcaacatcaacaaaaaGATGCCGTTTCCTTACTATGAAGACCAACAGTTGGGTGCTCTTTCTTGGATCCTAGATTATTTCCACGGAAATTCAGAAAGTTCTACTATACAAGACATGCTTGTCGGTGAGAGAAGTAAACTGATCCTCAAATGTATGGCATTCCTTGAGCCGTTTGCTAAGGAAGTCACCACCACTAAAAATGCTCCATACGAAAAGGGCAGCAGTGGAATGAATAGTTATACAGAGGCATTATTGGGTTTCATCGCTAGTGAGAAGTCACTGGTGGACGATTTGTACTCACAATACATAGATATCAAACCTCAGGTGCTATCGCAGATTTTGTCGCCATTAATAAGTGCCTATGCCAAACTTTTTAATacaaatttgaagattgtACGAAGCAATCTTGAAAATGTGGGGTTTTTTAGTTTTGAATTAGTCGAAAGCATAAATAGtgtgaaaaaaacactTCGAGGcaaagaattacaaaactATAATCTATTACAAGAATGTACTCAAGAAGTACGTCAAGTTACCCAATCTCTATTTAGGGACGCTATAGATAGGATTTTAAAAAAGGCAAACTCCATTTCAACTATTCCTTCTAATAACGGTGTTACTGAAGCAACCGTGGATACCATGTCAAGATTGAGAAAGTTTAGTGAGTACAAAAACGGTTGTTTAGGGGCCATGGATAATATTACACGTGAAAATTGGTTACCTGCCAactacaaagaaaaggaatacactttacaaaatgaGCAATTGAACTGGGAGGATCACAATGTATCATTATCGTGTTTTGTGAGTGACTGTATAGACACATTGGCGGTTAATCTTGAGAGAAAAGCACAAATAACGTTGATGCCCAATCAGGAGCCAGATGTGGCTAATCCGAATAGCACACGGAATAAGCACAAGCAACGTAttggtttctttattttaATGAACTTGACGCTTGTCGAACAGATTGTGGAAAAATCTGAACTAAACTCAATGTTGGCTGCAGAAGGTCACGCAAGGTTAGAAAGGTTGAAAAAACGCTACGTTAGTTATATGGTATCTGACTGGAGAGATTTGACTGCAAATTTAATGGATGCAGTTTTCATCGATAGTAGTGGTAAGAAATCAAAGGATAAAGAACAAATTAAGGAAAAGTTCAGAAAATTCAACGAAGGTTTCGAGGATTTAGTATCGGGGACAAAGCAGTACAAACTATCCGATCCGTCGATGAAGGTAATTCTAAAATCAGAAATCATCTCATTGGTTATGCCCATGTATGAAAGATTCTATAGCAGATATAAAgactctttcaaaaatccTAGAAAGCACATCAAATATACTCCCGATGAATTGACAACTGTTCTGAATCAATTAGTCAGGTAG